From one Sphingomonas sp. BT-65 genomic stretch:
- the pnuC gene encoding nicotinamide riboside transporter PnuC: protein MCEGQALDGRDFLRQAIAMNPLEIAASALLLLNIALVARRSIWNYPFAIAAVSLYAVLFYETKLYSDMLLQGFYVALNLYGWFNWSRSRAEAGEVVVRTLGWQARGAWLAGCAALTGGWGWLMHRLTDAAMPWWDAGVAMTSVAAQILLSRRYLENWVLWIAVDIVAVPLFAMRGLWLTAGVYAILLGLSVWGLIDWRRAYRRRAAA from the coding sequence ATGTGCGAAGGGCAAGCACTCGACGGGCGCGATTTCCTGCGGCAAGCCATTGCGATGAACCCCCTGGAGATCGCCGCATCGGCGCTGCTGCTGCTCAACATCGCGCTGGTCGCGCGGCGGAGCATCTGGAACTACCCCTTCGCGATCGCCGCGGTCTCGCTCTACGCGGTGCTGTTCTATGAGACCAAGCTCTACAGCGACATGCTGCTCCAGGGCTTCTACGTCGCGCTCAACCTTTATGGCTGGTTCAACTGGTCGCGGTCCAGGGCCGAGGCGGGCGAGGTGGTGGTGCGGACGCTGGGCTGGCAGGCGCGCGGGGCGTGGCTCGCGGGATGCGCCGCGCTGACCGGCGGGTGGGGGTGGCTGATGCACCGGCTGACCGATGCGGCGATGCCGTGGTGGGACGCGGGCGTGGCGATGACCAGCGTGGCGGCACAGATCCTGCTCTCGCGGCGTTATCTGGAGAATTGGGTGCTGTGGATCGCGGTCGATATCGTCGCCGTGCCGTTGTTCGCGATGCGCGGATTGTGGCTGACCGCCGGCGTCTATGCGATCCTGCTCGGGCTTTCGGTGTGGGGGCTAATTGACTGGCGCCGGGCATATCGTCGAAGGGCAGCGGCATGA
- a CDS encoding AAA family ATPase — translation MTLRTICLHGPESTGKSTLAPRLAAHLGGEVAEEYGREYAETRGIDFTMQDLVEIARTHDAGVQTMLAAGLTPLILDTDPLMTAVWADMLFGRRDPWFDAWERTADLYLLFDIDLPWVADGTRMFGTPELRQRFFDLSKAELERRGVRWALVSGEGEARWQSVLRAVEGAS, via the coding sequence ATGACGCTGCGCACCATCTGCCTCCACGGCCCCGAAAGCACCGGCAAGTCCACCCTCGCGCCGCGGCTCGCCGCGCATCTCGGCGGGGAGGTGGCCGAGGAATATGGCCGCGAATATGCCGAGACCCGGGGGATCGACTTCACCATGCAGGACCTGGTCGAGATCGCGCGGACGCATGACGCCGGGGTACAGACGATGCTCGCGGCGGGTCTGACGCCGCTGATCCTCGACACCGATCCGCTGATGACCGCGGTGTGGGCCGACATGCTGTTCGGCAGGCGCGACCCGTGGTTCGACGCATGGGAGAGAACGGCGGACCTCTATCTGCTGTTCGACATCGACTTGCCCTGGGTCGCCGACGGGACGCGGATGTTCGGCACGCCCGAGCTGCGCCAGCGCTTCTTCGACCTGTCGAAGGCGGAGCTGGAGCGGCGCGGCGTGCGCTGGGCGCTGGTCAGCGGCGAGGGCGAGGCGCGGTGGCAGAGCGTGCTGCGCGCGGTGGAGGGGGCTTCCTAG
- a CDS encoding protein-tyrosine phosphatase family protein, with amino-acid sequence MPSDLYWIDTESSQRLAIMARPRSGDWLEDEIEHWKRSGVEIAVSLLEPEEVAELGLEEEAAICEQNGIRFVSFPIADRTVPEDAAAAKRFAAEIAATGRPVAIHCRAGIGRSSIIAVAVLVNNGIDPAAALAAIGSARGLSVPDTDAQRAWALAL; translated from the coding sequence ATGCCCTCCGACCTCTACTGGATCGATACCGAATCCAGCCAGCGACTGGCGATCATGGCTCGCCCACGCTCCGGTGACTGGCTGGAGGACGAAATCGAGCACTGGAAACGCTCAGGTGTCGAGATCGCGGTCAGCCTTCTCGAGCCAGAGGAGGTGGCTGAACTGGGGTTGGAGGAAGAAGCTGCAATTTGTGAGCAGAATGGAATCCGCTTCGTTTCCTTTCCGATCGCGGATCGGACGGTGCCGGAGGACGCAGCCGCCGCAAAGCGCTTCGCCGCGGAAATCGCCGCAACGGGAAGGCCGGTCGCGATCCACTGTCGCGCCGGCATCGGACGATCGTCGATCATCGCCGTCGCCGTGCTGGTGAACAATGGCATCGACCCGGCCGCTGCGCTGGCTGCAATCGGCAGCGCGCGGGGGTTGTCCGTTCCGGATACCGATGCGCAGCGGGCCTGGGCCCTGGCGCTCTAG
- a CDS encoding YncE family protein produces MRRLILATALLATAAVPAAARDLLLVGNKGEDTLGIYDLADGKQLAKVPTGTQPHEIAVMGDGTQAAVVSYGGTSIDIVDLDPLGKVATIELSPNKRPHGLLWMPKSERLIATTEGSSSVAIVEPDGKITSIATGQQGSHMAALLGEERAFIANIGSGTVSVLDLVKNAKLRDLTVGGKPEGVAVAGGKVFVGDLTAPRITVFDAGTYEKLAELAIDGNAIRVIASPDGKTVATSNVNKGSVTLIDAATHAVLRSFPISGDPQAAQVTLIWSGDGKRLYAAETARNQVAEIDADSGKVLRRIDVGKNGDGLAVTRVP; encoded by the coding sequence ATGCGCCGCCTGATCCTCGCCACCGCCCTTCTCGCCACCGCCGCCGTCCCCGCCGCCGCGCGCGATCTGCTGCTGGTCGGCAACAAGGGCGAGGACACGCTCGGCATCTACGATCTCGCCGACGGCAAGCAGCTCGCCAAGGTCCCGACCGGCACCCAGCCGCACGAGATCGCGGTGATGGGCGACGGCACCCAGGCGGCGGTGGTCTCCTATGGCGGCACCTCGATCGACATTGTCGACCTCGATCCGCTGGGCAAGGTCGCGACGATCGAGCTTTCGCCCAACAAGCGCCCGCACGGGCTGCTGTGGATGCCCAAGAGCGAGCGGCTGATCGCCACGACCGAGGGCAGCAGCTCGGTCGCGATCGTCGAGCCCGACGGCAAGATCACCTCGATCGCCACCGGGCAGCAGGGTTCGCACATGGCCGCTTTGCTCGGCGAGGAGCGCGCCTTCATCGCCAATATCGGCTCGGGCACGGTCAGCGTGCTCGACCTGGTGAAGAACGCCAAGCTCCGCGACCTCACCGTCGGCGGCAAGCCCGAGGGGGTCGCGGTCGCGGGCGGCAAGGTGTTCGTCGGCGACCTCACCGCGCCGCGCATCACCGTGTTCGACGCCGGCACCTATGAGAAGCTCGCCGAGCTCGCGATCGACGGCAATGCGATCCGCGTGATCGCCAGCCCCGACGGCAAGACCGTCGCCACCAGCAACGTCAACAAGGGCAGCGTCACGCTGATCGACGCCGCGACGCACGCGGTGCTGCGCAGCTTCCCCATCTCGGGTGATCCGCAGGCGGCGCAGGTCACGCTGATCTGGTCGGGAGACGGCAAGCGCCTCTACGCCGCCGAGACCGCGCGCAACCAGGTCGCCGAGATCGACGCGGACAGCGGCAAGGTGCTGCGCCGCATCGACGTCGGCAAGAATGGCGACGGCCTCGCGGTGACGCGGGTGCCCTAG